In Granulicella tundricola MP5ACTX9, a single genomic region encodes these proteins:
- a CDS encoding type VI secretion system Vgr family protein → MKFTSPLGPDELVIETLEGTEGISRLFEFQGELLADAGTEIELSAIMGQKVTVEISLVETQGSRYINGMVNGFVQMGGDTDFDVYHVHIVPSLWQLTLATNCRVFQGKTVMDIIKAVITPYGLSVGDKTEGTLQALDYCTQYNETDFNFISRLAEQHGIFYWFEHSDSDNKVNFGNSRTAYADCPLVNTVTYSPNSDVSQDRYVSSIQNFSSTATMVTGRHITGDYDYRTFDPNKVDGVPTTSTFANNTFSNYYWPGGEEGYVKLETKQLSTPQHAKGFLANRAGASDLEAEVLHGVSSARTMTSGYTFTMTDHTNDAWNRKYLLTEISHQVDQIPSYRSTTGGDDGEYRNRFTAVSSDLVFRPRLVTPKPLIHGPQTAFVVTAKGEDIHIDKLGRVCVQFWWDYQRPDGNTIDNTWVRVAQSWAGNGWGTYFWPRTEDEVIVQFLNGDPDNPIIVGSVYNGTNVPKYALPDMSTRSGILTRSSQGGGAANANELRFEDKMGSEQIFINAEHDMDHRIENDHREYVKNLKSVMVDGSHYDQTGGDRHSTLNANKVEKIKEKMSLDVGTDRNEKVGGNVSLQVGTNMAEKVGMNYSMDAGMEVYIKAGMTLVIESGMELCLKGAGGFITIGPAGIAISGTMVMINSGGAAVSGTAGTIVDPDPPTAPDQADDGTKGGKM, encoded by the coding sequence ATGAAATTCACCAGCCCTCTGGGGCCGGATGAGCTTGTGATCGAGACGCTGGAAGGTACGGAAGGAATCTCGCGCCTATTCGAGTTTCAAGGCGAGTTGCTGGCGGACGCCGGCACCGAGATCGAGCTGTCGGCGATCATGGGGCAAAAGGTTACGGTGGAGATCTCGCTGGTCGAGACGCAGGGCAGCCGGTATATCAACGGCATGGTCAATGGGTTTGTGCAGATGGGTGGGGATACCGATTTCGATGTGTATCACGTCCACATCGTTCCCTCTCTCTGGCAGTTGACACTGGCGACCAACTGCCGTGTCTTCCAAGGCAAGACCGTGATGGACATTATCAAGGCTGTGATTACGCCCTACGGCTTGAGCGTTGGCGATAAGACGGAAGGGACGCTGCAGGCGCTCGACTACTGCACGCAGTACAACGAGACGGACTTCAACTTCATCTCGCGCCTGGCGGAGCAGCACGGCATCTTTTACTGGTTTGAACACTCGGACAGCGACAACAAGGTGAACTTCGGCAACTCGCGGACTGCCTATGCGGATTGCCCGCTTGTGAACACCGTTACGTATTCGCCGAACTCCGATGTTTCGCAGGACCGGTATGTGTCTTCCATCCAGAACTTCAGTTCAACGGCGACGATGGTGACGGGGCGCCATATCACCGGCGACTACGACTATCGCACCTTCGACCCGAATAAGGTGGATGGCGTGCCGACCACAAGCACGTTCGCGAATAACACGTTCAGCAACTACTACTGGCCCGGCGGCGAAGAAGGATACGTCAAGCTGGAGACAAAGCAGCTTTCGACCCCGCAGCACGCGAAGGGATTTCTGGCGAACCGTGCGGGAGCGAGCGACCTGGAGGCAGAGGTCCTTCATGGGGTATCCAGCGCACGCACGATGACAAGCGGCTATACGTTCACGATGACGGACCATACGAACGACGCCTGGAATCGCAAGTACCTGTTGACGGAGATATCTCACCAGGTGGACCAGATTCCCTCCTACCGAAGCACGACGGGGGGAGACGACGGGGAGTATCGCAATCGATTTACAGCTGTTTCAAGCGACCTTGTATTTCGTCCCCGGCTGGTTACCCCAAAGCCGCTGATTCATGGACCGCAGACGGCATTCGTGGTTACGGCCAAGGGCGAGGATATTCACATCGACAAGCTGGGGCGTGTCTGCGTGCAGTTCTGGTGGGACTACCAGCGGCCGGACGGCAATACGATCGACAACACCTGGGTTCGGGTGGCGCAGTCCTGGGCTGGGAATGGGTGGGGCACTTACTTCTGGCCTCGAACGGAGGATGAGGTCATTGTTCAGTTTTTGAATGGCGATCCGGATAATCCGATCATCGTGGGCTCGGTCTATAACGGGACCAATGTTCCAAAGTACGCACTGCCTGACATGAGCACGCGCAGCGGAATCCTGACGCGAAGCAGTCAGGGTGGTGGCGCTGCGAATGCGAATGAACTGCGGTTCGAGGACAAGATGGGGAGCGAGCAGATCTTCATCAACGCCGAGCACGACATGGATCATCGGATTGAGAACGATCACCGCGAGTACGTCAAGAACCTGAAGTCGGTGATGGTTGACGGATCTCACTACGATCAAACGGGGGGAGATCGTCATTCAACGCTGAACGCGAACAAGGTTGAAAAGATCAAAGAGAAGATGAGTCTCGATGTGGGTACGGACCGCAATGAGAAGGTGGGTGGGAACGTATCGCTTCAGGTCGGAACGAATATGGCTGAGAAGGTCGGGATGAACTACTCCATGGATGCGGGGATGGAGGTGTACATCAAAGCCGGGATGACGCTGGTGATCGAAAGCGGGATGGAGCTTTGTCTGAAGGGGGCAGGCGGGTTTATCACGATTGGGCCGGCCGGGATTGCGATCTCGGGCACGATGGTGATGATCAATAGCGGTGGCGCCGCTGTCTCTGGGACTGCGGGCACGATCGTGGATCCCGATCCTCCGACTGCTCCCGACCAGGCCGACGACGGCACCAAGGGCGGCAAGATGTAG
- the tssH gene encoding type VI secretion system ATPase TssH — MSLNLKSLIAKLNDTTRSVLEASAGLCMSRTHYDIEIEHYLVKAMESSDNDIASILKHYGVDKSRLSKELDRALDNIKTGNARSPAFSPQLVKMLAEAWTVASIEYDAGSVRTGFTLLALLTHEDLARAVKEISRELQKIEPEGLRKDFYTIVANSREVQASLKPTGGTGDATTSDGPAAGKGKTPNLDQYCVNLTGNAKAGKIDPVLGRDAEVRQMIDILMRRRQNNPILTGEAGVGKTAVVEGLANRIVQGDVPPALQGVHLYSLDLALLQAGASVKGEFEQRLKGLINEVKSSTEKIILFIDEAHTMIGAGGTAGQNDAANLLKPALARGELRTIAATTWSEYKKYFEKDPALARRFQVVKVEEPSEEVCCTMLRGIVASLEKHHGLRILDEAIVATVKLSHRYIAGRQLPDKAVSVLDTACARLALGQNSMPPQLEDVLRTIDSLEVQKRVLERENVIGASHGERVTEIDEKIAKNKATLEELKERWEKEKALVSGIRTIQIELEAEPKKDEAAAAEARKKLGELEAELLALQGETGLMSVSVDAQICGAVISAWTGIPLGKMMKDEISTVLTLAEHLKKRVIGQDHALAAIAQRILTSKANMDDPVKPIGVFMLVGPSGVGKTETAIALADLLYGGEKNMITINMSEFQEAHTVSTLKGSPPGYVGYGEGGVLTEAVRRRPYSVVLLDECEKAHPDVLELFFQVFDKGRMEDGEGREIDFRNTIILLTSNAATDTLMKLCADPETMPFSDGLLAAIKPELNKIFKPAFLGRMITVPYFPVRDEALKQIIRLKLGKIQKRLRETHKVTMTYDDALLNEVASRCTEVESGARNVDNILSNTMLPEISRQMLGKLAEGETIESVAISVADGKMTYDWQEVAKAA, encoded by the coding sequence GTGAGTCTGAATCTGAAGTCCCTGATTGCGAAGTTGAACGATACGACCCGCAGCGTGCTCGAAGCGTCGGCTGGTTTGTGCATGTCTCGCACGCACTATGACATCGAGATCGAGCACTACCTCGTGAAGGCGATGGAGAGCAGCGATAACGATATCGCGTCGATCCTAAAGCATTACGGCGTGGATAAGTCGCGACTCTCGAAGGAGTTGGACCGGGCGCTGGACAATATCAAGACGGGCAATGCGCGGTCCCCGGCGTTCAGCCCTCAGTTGGTGAAGATGTTGGCGGAGGCGTGGACTGTGGCGTCGATCGAGTACGATGCGGGCAGCGTACGTACGGGCTTTACGCTGCTGGCGCTACTAACCCACGAGGACCTTGCACGCGCCGTGAAAGAGATCAGCCGCGAGCTACAGAAGATTGAACCAGAGGGGCTGCGTAAGGACTTCTATACGATCGTGGCGAACTCGCGCGAGGTACAGGCGAGTCTGAAGCCAACGGGCGGAACGGGCGACGCGACGACCAGCGATGGGCCTGCGGCGGGCAAGGGTAAGACTCCGAATCTGGATCAGTACTGCGTGAATCTGACCGGTAACGCGAAGGCCGGAAAGATCGACCCGGTGCTGGGACGCGATGCTGAGGTTCGTCAGATGATCGACATCCTGATGCGCCGCCGGCAGAACAATCCGATCCTGACCGGTGAGGCGGGTGTGGGTAAGACCGCTGTCGTGGAAGGGCTGGCGAACCGGATCGTTCAAGGTGATGTGCCCCCGGCACTGCAGGGAGTTCACCTGTACAGCCTCGACCTGGCGTTGTTGCAAGCCGGCGCGAGCGTGAAGGGTGAGTTCGAGCAGAGGCTCAAGGGACTGATCAACGAGGTGAAGTCTTCGACCGAGAAGATCATCTTGTTTATCGACGAAGCGCATACGATGATCGGCGCGGGCGGTACGGCGGGACAGAACGATGCGGCCAACCTGTTGAAGCCGGCTCTCGCACGTGGCGAGTTGAGAACGATTGCTGCAACGACGTGGTCTGAGTACAAAAAGTACTTTGAGAAAGATCCGGCTTTGGCGAGGCGCTTTCAGGTTGTGAAGGTCGAGGAGCCGAGCGAAGAGGTCTGCTGCACGATGCTCCGTGGAATTGTTGCTTCGCTCGAGAAGCATCACGGACTGCGGATTCTGGATGAGGCGATTGTCGCGACGGTCAAGCTCTCGCACCGGTACATTGCCGGTCGCCAGTTACCGGATAAGGCGGTCAGCGTTCTGGATACGGCTTGTGCACGCCTGGCTCTCGGACAGAACTCAATGCCTCCTCAGTTGGAAGACGTTCTGCGGACGATCGACAGCCTTGAGGTGCAGAAGCGGGTGCTGGAGCGTGAGAACGTGATCGGCGCTAGCCATGGCGAACGTGTGACCGAGATCGACGAGAAGATCGCCAAGAACAAGGCGACGCTTGAAGAGTTGAAGGAGCGCTGGGAGAAAGAGAAGGCTCTCGTTTCCGGCATTCGCACGATCCAGATCGAGCTTGAGGCTGAACCGAAGAAGGACGAGGCAGCCGCGGCAGAGGCACGGAAGAAGCTGGGCGAGCTTGAAGCAGAGTTGCTGGCACTGCAGGGTGAAACCGGACTGATGAGCGTTTCGGTCGACGCTCAGATCTGCGGTGCGGTGATCTCGGCCTGGACGGGCATTCCGCTGGGCAAGATGATGAAGGACGAGATCTCGACTGTGCTGACGCTTGCCGAACACCTGAAGAAGCGTGTCATCGGACAGGACCATGCGCTGGCTGCAATCGCACAACGCATTCTCACCTCCAAGGCGAATATGGACGATCCGGTCAAACCGATTGGCGTCTTCATGCTGGTGGGACCGAGCGGCGTGGGCAAGACGGAGACGGCGATCGCGCTGGCCGACCTGCTCTACGGCGGCGAGAAGAACATGATCACGATCAACATGTCGGAGTTCCAGGAAGCACATACGGTATCGACGCTGAAGGGTTCGCCTCCGGGCTATGTGGGATACGGCGAGGGCGGTGTGCTGACCGAGGCTGTGCGTCGCCGTCCTTACTCCGTTGTGCTGCTGGATGAGTGCGAGAAGGCTCATCCGGACGTGCTGGAGCTGTTCTTCCAAGTGTTCGATAAGGGCCGGATGGAGGATGGTGAGGGCCGCGAGATAGATTTCCGGAACACAATCATCCTGCTGACGAGCAACGCAGCGACGGATACGTTGATGAAGCTGTGCGCCGATCCGGAGACGATGCCGTTCTCCGATGGACTGCTGGCGGCGATCAAGCCGGAGCTGAACAAGATCTTCAAGCCGGCGTTCCTGGGCCGCATGATCACGGTGCCTTACTTCCCTGTTAGGGATGAAGCTCTGAAACAGATCATCCGGCTGAAGCTTGGCAAGATCCAGAAGCGGCTACGCGAGACGCACAAGGTCACGATGACGTATGACGATGCGTTACTGAACGAGGTGGCGTCGCGTTGCACGGAGGTCGAAAGCGGTGCGCGAAACGTGGACAATATTCTGTCCAATACGATGCTGCCCGAGATCTCGCGGCAGATGCTCGGGAAACTGGCGGAGGGCGAGACGATTGAGAGTGTCGCGATCTCCGTGGCGGACGGTAAGATGACGTACGATTGGCAGGAAGTGGCAAAGGCAGCCTGA
- the tssG gene encoding type VI secretion system baseplate subunit TssG, with the protein MATESGHEGSALETDRAQFEAVRKMLDDEPFRVRFFQAVRMLQRMEKGRGTVGGFSQPQDETLRFSSLPTFGFPPSEIYDLERMSSGQLKMTVQFMGLTSALSALPSMYTEQALTRIREKDRAMVEFFDIFNHRILSLFYRAWEKHRYYIGYEAGLDDKLSLRLLDILGLGTEGLRNRARLSDKTYIYYAGLLGRHIRTADSLRQILEDFFDVPVQINQFAGTWRSLPKENMTFLSGSGRMSEQLGLGVVTGEEVWDHHGRIQISLGPMRFDRYQQFLPGETGYNELVGWMQFYSDGAYETQVQLILDKQDVPECELDGQGQSTPRLGLVSWLKTRPRMTDAGEATYLLA; encoded by the coding sequence ATGGCCACCGAGAGCGGGCACGAAGGTTCTGCTTTAGAGACGGACCGGGCGCAGTTTGAGGCCGTCCGGAAGATGCTTGATGACGAGCCGTTCCGCGTTCGCTTCTTCCAGGCTGTGCGGATGCTGCAGCGAATGGAGAAGGGCCGAGGCACTGTAGGCGGTTTTTCGCAGCCGCAGGATGAGACTCTTCGCTTCTCTTCCCTTCCGACGTTCGGGTTTCCGCCGAGTGAGATCTATGACCTGGAGCGGATGTCCTCCGGGCAATTGAAGATGACCGTGCAGTTCATGGGACTGACTTCCGCCCTGTCTGCGCTGCCTTCGATGTACACGGAACAGGCGTTGACGCGGATTCGCGAAAAAGATCGCGCGATGGTTGAGTTTTTTGATATTTTCAACCATCGCATTCTTTCGCTTTTCTACCGCGCCTGGGAGAAGCACCGCTACTACATCGGGTATGAGGCTGGACTCGATGACAAGCTGAGCCTCCGTCTGCTGGACATTCTGGGGCTGGGCACGGAAGGTCTTCGGAATCGTGCGCGGCTTTCCGATAAGACCTATATCTACTATGCCGGACTGCTGGGACGGCACATTCGTACGGCGGATTCGCTCCGTCAGATCTTGGAGGACTTCTTCGACGTTCCGGTGCAGATCAACCAGTTTGCCGGGACGTGGCGTTCCCTGCCGAAGGAGAATATGACGTTTCTTTCGGGAAGCGGGCGGATGAGCGAACAGCTTGGACTGGGCGTGGTGACGGGCGAAGAGGTCTGGGATCATCACGGCCGGATTCAGATTTCCTTGGGGCCAATGCGTTTTGACCGGTATCAACAGTTTTTACCGGGTGAGACCGGATACAACGAGTTGGTCGGATGGATGCAGTTCTACTCCGACGGCGCGTACGAGACCCAGGTGCAGTTGATTTTGGATAAGCAGGATGTGCCCGAGTGTGAGTTGGACGGGCAGGGCCAGAGTACCCCGCGGCTTGGGCTTGTGAGCTGGTTGAAGACACGGCCGAGGATGACGGATGCAGGTGAGGCGACCTACCTTTTGGCTTAG
- the tssF gene encoding type VI secretion system baseplate subunit TssF, translating into MSEELLEYYERELNYLRQMGGDFARRYPRVASRLLLTGDSCEDPHVERLLEGFAFMAARVHRRIDDDFPEISESLLNMIYPAYLRPIPSMTIVECLSDPGQGKKTAGTKIPRGSAMVTKATVDGMPCRFESAYEVELWPFSVVEAEWRQVERLQYPVRASGEVQAVTAARLKLKCFQDVEFEGLPLSTLRFHLAGDASVVYNLYEMISANCIEIILRDPKNRTRTISLEPGQIRMVGFEKDEAVIPHERRSAEGHRLLQEYFALPEKFLFFDLSGLEALGETGFGDEAEIIFLFSRFERSDRQQVMELGVSARTFRLGCTPVINLFPQTAEPILLTQTKHEYTVIPDGRHAAMMEVFSIDEVIAANPKLRQSVTLEPVNAHRYETREQKDTAYWTATRNVSQLGEREPSVLTISVVDLNGQLKSPDADVLTVRTTCSNFDLPSRFNFGTTESDMEAVGHAAAKVVNVLRRPTASADPPQGKGQVWRLVSLLSLNYLSLTEDGKTALQEILRLHNFTDSQHLENHIGSIQKMTSGPHFALVLSDYGLVPARGTEVHLELDEQQFVGGGVYLFAAVLDRFLAGYASINSFSQLSVRTNLRKEVMRTWPPRAGTKVLL; encoded by the coding sequence ATGTCGGAAGAGTTGCTGGAGTATTACGAGCGCGAGCTGAACTACCTGCGGCAGATGGGGGGCGACTTTGCGCGCCGCTATCCGCGGGTGGCAAGCCGTTTGCTGCTCACGGGCGACTCCTGCGAAGATCCGCATGTGGAAAGGCTGCTGGAAGGATTTGCGTTCATGGCGGCGCGGGTTCATCGGCGCATCGATGATGACTTTCCGGAGATCAGCGAATCGCTGCTGAACATGATCTACCCGGCCTACCTGCGGCCAATTCCCTCGATGACGATTGTGGAGTGTCTGTCCGATCCTGGGCAGGGGAAGAAGACGGCGGGTACGAAGATTCCGCGCGGCTCCGCGATGGTGACGAAGGCGACGGTAGATGGGATGCCGTGCCGGTTCGAATCAGCTTATGAGGTTGAGCTTTGGCCGTTCTCGGTGGTGGAGGCGGAGTGGCGGCAGGTGGAGCGGCTCCAGTATCCGGTGCGGGCTTCAGGCGAGGTGCAAGCGGTGACGGCTGCGCGGCTGAAGCTGAAGTGCTTTCAGGACGTGGAGTTTGAAGGGCTTCCGCTTTCGACGCTTCGGTTTCATCTGGCGGGCGACGCAAGCGTCGTCTACAACCTGTACGAGATGATCTCGGCGAACTGCATTGAGATCATTTTGCGCGATCCGAAGAACCGGACCCGAACGATCTCGCTGGAGCCCGGGCAGATCCGAATGGTGGGTTTCGAAAAGGATGAGGCGGTGATTCCGCATGAGCGGCGATCGGCTGAAGGACATCGTCTGCTGCAGGAGTACTTTGCGCTGCCGGAGAAGTTCCTGTTCTTCGACCTGAGCGGGCTGGAGGCGCTGGGGGAAACAGGATTTGGGGACGAGGCGGAGATTATCTTTCTGTTCTCTCGGTTTGAGCGGTCAGACCGGCAGCAGGTGATGGAGTTGGGGGTCAGTGCACGAACGTTCCGGCTGGGATGCACGCCGGTGATCAACCTGTTTCCGCAGACGGCCGAGCCAATTTTGCTGACGCAGACCAAGCATGAGTATACGGTGATTCCCGATGGCCGGCACGCGGCGATGATGGAGGTCTTCAGCATCGACGAGGTGATTGCGGCGAACCCGAAGCTGCGGCAGTCGGTCACGCTGGAGCCAGTGAACGCGCATCGGTATGAGACCCGGGAGCAGAAGGACACGGCCTACTGGACGGCGACGCGGAATGTGAGTCAGCTTGGAGAGCGCGAGCCTTCCGTACTGACGATCTCCGTGGTGGATCTGAACGGGCAACTGAAGAGCCCGGATGCGGACGTGCTGACGGTACGGACGACCTGCTCGAACTTCGATTTGCCGTCACGATTCAATTTCGGTACGACCGAGAGCGACATGGAGGCTGTGGGTCATGCGGCGGCGAAGGTCGTGAACGTGCTGCGGCGGCCCACGGCGAGTGCCGATCCACCGCAGGGCAAAGGTCAAGTTTGGCGGCTGGTCTCTTTGCTTTCGTTGAACTACCTGTCTCTGACGGAAGATGGGAAGACGGCGCTGCAGGAGATTCTGCGGCTGCACAACTTTACGGATTCGCAGCACCTGGAGAACCACATCGGCAGCATTCAGAAGATGACCTCCGGGCCACACTTCGCGCTGGTGCTTTCCGACTACGGACTGGTGCCGGCGCGCGGTACCGAGGTTCACCTGGAGCTTGATGAACAGCAGTTCGTTGGCGGCGGCGTTTACCTGTTTGCGGCGGTTCTGGATCGATTTCTGGCGGGATATGCCTCCATCAACAGCTTCTCGCAGCTTTCCGTGCGGACGAATCTCAGGAAGGAGGTAATGCGGACATGGCCACCGAGAGCGGGCACGAAGGTTCTGCTTTAG
- the tssE gene encoding type VI secretion system baseplate subunit TssE, translated as MAKSKAENLVTQSLLDRLCDVDDWPTTRQQSMRVYRESIKRDVEYLLNSRRPPIEDINLYPRAAASVINYGLPDIHSYSESAGDQSALMTAMLQTLRRFEPRIQGVRVFVSRGEAMTRSLQFRIEGRIQFDTQVENIEFDTVLELTRGEYEVK; from the coding sequence GTGGCCAAGAGCAAAGCAGAAAATCTCGTAACGCAATCGCTGCTGGACCGGCTGTGCGATGTGGATGACTGGCCTACGACGCGGCAGCAGTCTATGCGAGTTTATCGTGAATCGATCAAGCGGGATGTGGAGTATCTGCTGAACTCGCGGAGGCCACCGATTGAGGATATCAACCTCTATCCGAGGGCGGCGGCTTCAGTGATCAATTATGGGTTGCCGGATATTCATTCGTATTCAGAGTCCGCCGGAGACCAGAGCGCACTGATGACGGCGATGCTACAGACGTTGCGGAGATTTGAGCCGAGAATTCAGGGCGTGCGGGTGTTTGTTTCGCGCGGGGAGGCGATGACGCGGAGTCTTCAGTTTCGGATTGAGGGGCGCATTCAGTTCGACACGCAGGTTGAGAATATCGAGTTCGACACGGTGCTGGAGTTGACGCGCGGTGAGTATGAGGTGAAGTAG
- the tssA gene encoding type VI secretion system protein TssA yields MPLREDLLEPIAGANPSGTNLYYDKVFDQIKEARIEDDDSGSAGAWERTPKKADHVLVIKLASETLAKRTKDLRLAGWLIESHLKREGIALLPGCLDLILKLQDQFWDTVFPEIDDDGDLGLRVTAIEAPVNRIASFVKGLPILKNGFGQSKYVESRKVGYEKAADTKEKREARQDAINQGQVTAEDFDIAFAATPKTFFVATEEALTASLLLIDEMGVFQEDKYGDDYPAMNKLVTSLEEVKQAVSGLLNERRKTEPDIEIAPEPEPEPEPEPVVVVAAPIAVAVESQAAPAAVPVVQTAPLKAAGFGGVPTTPEQAHTAVMEGALFLHGQAPQSPVPYLVCSGLRFGEMRAQGAVYELNFAVAPPTETRQALKRLASESNWNDLLTLGLKTLGEPCARTWLDLQRYLWRGATGLGANALAAAIVSTVRGVLIDLPEIRGWSLDDDTPAANAETQQWIDAAILPPAPVIEEEKPTVEAPVVAAPPPMGAGPEQMKGPDIYEQATILLKSGKTGEAITLLVRDAELQPSGRTRFQRRVQVAQLCLVADQGAIAYPVLVELSKEIERRGLETWETGEMLAHPLGLLLKCLDKRGSPAEEKEVVFERLCRLDPQAALGRLA; encoded by the coding sequence GCGAGCGAGACGCTTGCCAAGCGAACGAAGGATCTAAGGCTTGCGGGCTGGCTGATCGAGTCGCACCTGAAGCGAGAGGGAATTGCACTGCTTCCCGGGTGCCTCGATCTGATATTGAAGCTGCAAGATCAGTTCTGGGATACGGTTTTTCCCGAGATCGATGACGACGGCGACCTGGGGCTGCGCGTCACCGCGATTGAAGCTCCTGTGAACCGTATTGCCAGCTTCGTCAAAGGGCTTCCCATTCTGAAGAACGGCTTTGGGCAGTCGAAGTACGTTGAATCCCGCAAGGTGGGCTATGAGAAGGCTGCCGACACCAAGGAAAAGCGCGAGGCTCGCCAGGACGCCATCAACCAGGGCCAGGTCACGGCCGAAGATTTCGATATCGCCTTTGCGGCTACTCCAAAGACATTTTTTGTTGCAACGGAAGAGGCCCTCACGGCTTCCCTTCTCCTGATCGATGAGATGGGGGTGTTTCAGGAGGACAAGTACGGCGACGATTATCCTGCGATGAACAAGCTCGTCACGTCGCTTGAGGAGGTGAAGCAGGCTGTCTCCGGGCTATTGAATGAACGGCGTAAGACGGAACCGGATATTGAGATCGCTCCGGAACCTGAGCCCGAGCCTGAACCGGAACCTGTAGTGGTCGTTGCCGCTCCGATCGCGGTTGCTGTCGAAAGCCAAGCTGCCCCTGCAGCCGTACCGGTAGTGCAGACGGCTCCGTTGAAAGCCGCTGGATTCGGTGGGGTTCCGACGACTCCCGAGCAGGCACACACGGCGGTGATGGAAGGCGCCCTGTTTCTGCACGGTCAGGCTCCACAATCGCCGGTTCCTTACCTGGTCTGCTCCGGTTTGCGGTTTGGAGAGATGCGCGCGCAGGGGGCGGTTTATGAGCTGAACTTTGCCGTCGCCCCTCCTACAGAGACGCGCCAGGCTTTGAAGCGGCTGGCGAGCGAGAGCAACTGGAACGATCTTCTGACACTAGGTCTCAAAACACTGGGAGAGCCCTGTGCGCGGACGTGGCTCGATCTGCAACGGTATCTATGGCGCGGCGCGACAGGGCTGGGAGCGAATGCGCTGGCTGCAGCGATCGTCAGCACCGTGCGTGGCGTGCTGATCGATCTGCCGGAGATTCGCGGGTGGTCGCTGGATGATGACACTCCTGCGGCGAACGCGGAGACACAACAATGGATCGATGCGGCGATCCTGCCTCCGGCACCGGTGATCGAAGAAGAAAAGCCCACGGTTGAAGCGCCGGTTGTGGCTGCTCCACCGCCGATGGGTGCCGGACCAGAACAGATGAAGGGACCCGACATCTATGAGCAGGCTACGATTCTGCTGAAGAGCGGCAAGACAGGCGAGGCCATTACCCTGCTGGTGCGGGACGCTGAACTGCAACCGAGTGGACGCACCCGTTTCCAACGCCGTGTGCAGGTTGCACAACTCTGCCTGGTTGCGGATCAGGGAGCGATTGCTTATCCGGTTCTGGTAGAGCTTTCCAAGGAGATCGAACGGCGCGGGCTGGAGACGTGGGAGACAGGCGAGATGCTAGCGCACCCCCTGGGTCTGCTGCTCAAGTGCCTAGACAAGCGAGGCAGCCCGGCAGAGGAGAAGGAAGTCGTGTTTGAACGTTTGTGTCGGCTCGATCCGCAGGCGGCATTGGGCAGGCTTGCTTAG